In the genome of Triticum urartu cultivar G1812 chromosome 5, Tu2.1, whole genome shotgun sequence, one region contains:
- the LOC125509904 gene encoding probable glucan endo-1,3-beta-glucosidase A6, producing the protein MAASMAASPLRPLLLLLLAALACHAADASWSGSPFRHGRDRGLGVNYGRVADDIPAPRRSVQLLRAAGAGSVKIYDANPAVLRALAGTGMAVSIMVPNQLIPDLAASYAAADRWVADNLLPYLPRTRVKYLLVGNEVLSDGSIAASTWTRIVPAMENLHRSLRARRVNRVKLGTTLAMDALVTGAFPRPPSAAAFRPDIAESVLRPLLRFLEGTNSYYFVDAYTYFVWAGSNGTVPLDYALLQPAARARYVDPGTGLTYTNLLDEMLDAVGAAMSKLGHGGVRIAVAETGWPNGGDYDQVGANVRNAAVYNRNLAARMARNPGTPARPGARMPVFVFSLYNENLKPGPGTERHWGLYYANGTAVYPVDLTGRRPLWAYPPLPAAGNDTPYKGPIWCVLAGHAGRKLNETAVGDALTYACGQGNGTCDAIQPGGECFQPNTGAAHASYAFNSYWQQFRKTGATCYFNNLAEQTIKDPSHGSCKFSSS; encoded by the exons ATGGCGGCGTCCATGGCGGCCTCCCCCCTCCGGCcgctcctccttctcctcctcgccGCCCTCGCCTGCCACG CGGCGGACGCGAGCTGGAGCGGGAGCCCCTTCCGCCACGGGCGCGACCGCGGCCTCGGCGTCAACTACGGCAGGGTGGCGGACGACATCCCGGCGCCTCGGCGGTCCGTGCAGCTGCTGCGCGCGGCGGGCGCGGGCTCCGTCAAGATCTACGACGCCAACCCGGCGGTGCTCCGCGCCCTGGCCGGCACGGGCATGGCGGTCTCCATCATGGTGCCCAACCAGCTCATCCCGGACCTGGCCGCCTCCTACGCCGCGGCCGACCGCTGGGTCGCCGACAACCTGCTCCCCTACCTCCCGCGGACGCGGGTCAAGTACCTGCTCGTCGGCAACGAGGTGCTCTCCGACGGCTCCATCGCGGCCTCCACCTGGACACGCATCGTGCCGGCCATGGAGAACCTCCACCGCAGCCTCCGCGCGCGCCGCGTCAACCGCGTCAAGCTCGGCACCACGCTCGCCATGGACGCGCTCGTCACGGGCGCCTTCCCGCGCCCGCCCTCCGCCGCGGCGTTCCGCCCCGACATCGCCGAGTCCGTCCTCCGCCCGCTGCTCCGCTTCCTGGAGGGCACCAACTCCTACTACTTCGTCGACGCCTACACCTACTTCGTCTGGGCCGGCAGCAACGGCACCGTCCCGCTCGACTACGCGCTCCTCCAGCCCGCCGCGCGCGCCCGCTACGTCGACCCCGGCACGGGGCTCACCTACACCAACCTGCTCGACGAAATGCTCGACGCCGTGGGCGCCGCCATGTCCAAGCTCGGCCACGGGGGCGTCAGGATCGCCGTCGCGGAGACCGGCTGGCCCAACGGCGGCGACTACGACCAGGTCGGCGCCAACGTGCGCAACGCCGCCGTCTACAACAGGAACCTGGCGGCGCGGATGGCCAGGAACCCCGGCACGCCGGCGCGGCCGGGCGCCAGGATGCCGGTGTTCGTCTTCTCCCTCTACAACGAGAACCTCAAGCCCGGGCCGGGCACCGAGCGCCACTGGGGCCTCTACTACGCCAACGGCACGGCCGTGTACCCGGTCGACCTCACCGGGCGGCGGCCGCTGTGGGCGTACCCGccgctgccggcggcggggaacgACACGCCGTACAAGGGCCCGATATGGTGCGTGCTGGCCGGCCACGCCGGCAGGAAGCTGAACGAGACGGCGGTGGGGGACGCGCTGACGTACGCGTGCGGGCAGGGGAACGGGACCTGCGACGCCATCCAGCCCGGCGGCGAGTGCTTCCAGCCCAACACCGGCGCGGCGCACGCCAGCTACGCCTTCAACTCCTACTGGCAGCAGTTCAGGAAGACCGGGGCTACGTGCTACTTCAACAACCTCGCAGAGCAGACCATCAAGGACCCAA GCCACGGATCCTGCAAGTTCAGCAGTTCATAG
- the LOC125507160 gene encoding dehydration-responsive element-binding protein 2C-like gives MPPRHRGSSGYRGVRERPNGWYSAEIRSGDVRLGLGSFPSAYEAARAYDAAAWRLDRPRTQMNFRDVFTREQAQHVAPPPRLITDMDRADHARRCRRLLIAEEDERAMAEWRRRHSEDVADERAYWAERTARRRAERADRCRRKALANAQCDIVSAGGRSIFTSDDERWDDIWLDTSDNTDEDDDGGSDLE, from the coding sequence ATGCCGCCGCGCCACCGGGGTTCGTCGGGCTACCGTGGCGTCCGCGAGCGCCCCAACGGCTGGTACTCCGCCGAGATCCGGTCCGGCGACGTCCGGCTCGGCCTCGGGTCGTTCCCGAGCGCGTACGAGGCGGCCCGCGCGtacgacgcggcggcgtggcggtTGGATAGGCCCCGGACGCAGATGAACTTCCGGGACGTCTTCACGCGCGAGCAGGCGCAGCACgtcgcccctccgccgcgtctcATCACCGACATGGACCGTGCCGACCACGCTCGgcgctgccgccgcctcctcatCGCCGAGGAGGACGAGCGAGCCATGGCGGAGTGGCGTCGTCGCCACTCGGAGGACGTCGCTGACGAGCGTGCCTACTGGGCGGAGAGGACGGCAAGGCGCCGCGCGGAGCGGGCGGACCGGTGTCGGCGGAAGGCATTGGCGAATGCGCAGTGCGACATCGTTTCAGCAGGTGGGAGGTCGATCTTCACGTCAGACGATGAACGTTGGGACGACATTTGGCTCGATACCTCGGACAACACCGACGAGGATGATGATGGTGGTAGCGATTTGGAGTAG